The following coding sequences lie in one Heyndrickxia oleronia genomic window:
- a CDS encoding GTP-binding protein encodes MNDSKIPVTVLSGYLGAGKTTILNHILKNREGLKVAVIVNDMSEINVDAELIKQGGGIRRTEEKLVELSNGCICCTLREDLLIEVQKLASQGDIDYILIESTGISEPIPVAQTFSYIDDQLGIDLSNVCRLDTMVTVVDANRFWHDLSSGESLLERNQAMGEGDVRTISDLLIDQIEFCNVLVINKCDLLPEEQLDQLECILRKLQPEARLIRSMNGVINPTDILNTNLFDFDLASQSPGWLKELEVVEHVPETEEYGIQSFVYRSRIPFHTERLNQWIEEMPEEIIRAKGLIWCATRNDLALLLSQAGPSVQLEPVAYWVAALPKEQQDIYLRDNQELMEQWDAIYGDRKTELVLIGIEMEKERIIQSLNQCLLTKEEMEGDWSLLQDPFEWLSN; translated from the coding sequence GTGAATGATAGCAAAATACCTGTCACGGTTTTAAGCGGATACTTAGGGGCTGGAAAAACGACTATTTTAAATCATATTTTAAAAAATCGTGAAGGCTTAAAGGTCGCTGTTATTGTTAACGATATGAGCGAAATAAATGTGGATGCTGAGCTAATAAAGCAAGGTGGTGGTATACGGAGAACAGAGGAAAAGTTAGTCGAGTTATCGAATGGCTGCATTTGCTGTACATTAAGAGAGGATTTATTAATAGAAGTACAGAAACTTGCTAGCCAGGGGGATATCGATTATATCCTGATTGAATCAACTGGCATCAGTGAGCCAATCCCGGTTGCCCAGACATTTTCATATATAGATGACCAATTAGGGATCGATCTATCAAATGTTTGTAGGCTAGATACGATGGTTACAGTCGTGGATGCAAATCGTTTTTGGCATGATCTTTCTTCTGGAGAGTCATTGCTAGAGAGAAATCAAGCAATGGGGGAAGGGGATGTAAGAACAATCTCTGATTTACTTATTGATCAAATAGAATTCTGTAATGTTTTAGTCATCAATAAATGTGACCTGCTTCCAGAAGAACAATTAGACCAACTTGAATGTATATTGAGAAAACTTCAGCCCGAAGCAAGGCTGATTCGGTCAATGAATGGAGTAATCAATCCGACAGATATTTTAAATACGAACCTGTTTGACTTTGATCTTGCTAGTCAATCTCCAGGGTGGTTAAAAGAATTGGAAGTAGTTGAACATGTACCGGAAACGGAGGAATATGGAATACAATCATTCGTTTACCGTAGTCGAATCCCTTTTCATACAGAAAGGTTAAATCAATGGATCGAGGAAATGCCAGAGGAAATTATTCGGGCAAAAGGTCTAATTTGGTGTGCGACAAGAAATGATCTGGCATTATTATTATCCCAGGCTGGACCATCAGTACAACTTGAGCCTGTGGCTTACTGGGTGGCCGCATTACCGAAAGAACAACAAGACATTTATCTAAGGGACAATCAAGAATTAATGGAACAATGGGATGCAATATACGGTGATCGGAAGACAGAGCTAGTGCTAATTGGAATAGAAATGGAAAAAGAGCGAATTATTCAATCGTTAAATCAATGCTTATTAACGAAGGAAGAAATGGAAGGGGACTGGAGTTTACTTCAAGACCCATTTGAATGGTTAAGCAATTGA
- a CDS encoding metal ABC transporter substrate-binding protein, producing MNRIQIKSILMLVVAIILMVGCGKVTGSSNTKSKKDALNDKIKVIATFYPMYEFTKQIAGDKADVQLLIPSTIEPHDWEPTPKDMANIQKADVFIFNSEYMESWVPSIRKSISNNNVDFVEASKGITLKKGVEEEEHDHDHDHGDHYHEGDTNAHDSNEEHEHHHHEFDPHVWLSPVLAQHEVKTITEALIKADPKNKEEYEKNSVAFTKKLKKLDSHFREGLKDIKQKEIVTQHAAFGYLTNEYGLIQVPIAGLSPDIEPSAAKMKEIKDFSKKNNVKVIYFEELASPKVAETLANEIGAKTEVLNTLEGLSKEDQENGFDYIKVMEKNLQTLLKYQE from the coding sequence ATGAACCGTATACAAATAAAATCAATCCTGATGCTAGTTGTTGCAATCATTCTAATGGTCGGTTGCGGAAAAGTGACAGGATCATCAAATACAAAATCAAAAAAAGATGCATTAAACGATAAAATAAAAGTAATCGCTACATTTTATCCAATGTATGAATTTACAAAACAAATTGCCGGTGATAAAGCAGATGTGCAATTACTAATTCCATCTACTATTGAACCTCATGATTGGGAACCAACTCCAAAAGATATGGCGAATATTCAAAAGGCAGATGTATTTATATTTAATAGTGAATATATGGAAAGCTGGGTGCCTAGTATCCGTAAAAGTATCTCCAATAATAATGTAGATTTTGTTGAAGCAAGTAAAGGTATTACACTGAAGAAGGGCGTTGAAGAGGAAGAGCATGACCATGACCATGATCATGGGGATCACTATCATGAGGGAGATACAAATGCTCATGATTCTAACGAGGAACATGAGCATCATCATCATGAATTTGACCCACATGTTTGGCTAAGTCCTGTGCTGGCACAACATGAAGTTAAAACTATTACAGAAGCTCTTATTAAAGCAGATCCCAAAAATAAAGAAGAGTATGAGAAAAATAGTGTTGCCTTTACTAAAAAATTAAAGAAACTAGACAGTCATTTCCGCGAAGGATTAAAGGATATTAAGCAAAAAGAGATAGTCACCCAACATGCCGCATTTGGCTATTTAACAAATGAGTATGGACTAATCCAAGTACCGATTGCTGGATTATCTCCCGATATCGAACCTAGTGCCGCAAAAATGAAAGAGATTAAGGATTTTTCTAAGAAAAATAATGTAAAGGTCATTTATTTTGAAGAACTTGCCTCTCCTAAGGTTGCTGAAACTCTTGCTAATGAAATTGGAGCTAAAACAGAAGTTCTAAATACGTTAGAAGGTTTAAGTAAGGAGGATCAGGAAAATGGGTTTGACTATATTAAAGTGATGGAAAAGAATTTACAAACATTACTAAAATACCAAGAATAA
- a CDS encoding FMN-binding glutamate synthase family protein has protein sequence MGWTQAMIVIIFILMLAVFILPLGFYFLISYRDARQKEHAVLRNYPVLGRVRYIVEKIGPELRQYLFLNNDEGKPFSRNQYEGVVKSGKYKQRITSFGSQRNFEESGFYIRNAMFPKQREDLRINQSPKISTYLYKIDNEKLMSRKEHSEKADIDPYLLFDDDQIIIGKDHCKKPFYVKGLIGQSAMSYGSLGKNAITALSKGLSLAGGTWMNTGEGGLSSHHQKGNVDIIAQIGPGLFGYRTEDGEFSWERFKEKSEIEQVKAFELKLAQGAKIRGGHVEAEKVTPEIAEIRSVPPWTTIDSPNRFRQFHDTKGLLDFITQLRDIGGKPVGMKIVVGNRDEVEEMVKTMATEGKYPDFITVDGGEGGTGATYQELADGPGLPLYTALPIVHQLLKKYKIREHVKIIASGKLITPDKMAYALCLGADLINTARAFMISVGCIMAQTCHSNTCPVGVATTDPNREKALVVEEKMYRVCNYVVSTREGLFNLAGAAGLSSPTEFTEEHLMFRAMNGQLYSGKEYIQGVLRPSIDQIAL, from the coding sequence ATGGGGTGGACACAAGCAATGATCGTCATTATTTTCATTCTAATGTTAGCAGTTTTTATTTTGCCTCTAGGTTTTTATTTTTTAATTTCCTATCGTGATGCACGGCAGAAAGAACATGCAGTTTTACGAAATTACCCTGTTCTTGGTCGGGTTCGTTATATTGTAGAAAAAATTGGACCTGAATTAAGACAATATTTATTTTTAAATAATGATGAAGGAAAGCCTTTTTCACGTAACCAATATGAGGGTGTCGTGAAATCAGGAAAGTATAAGCAAAGAATTACCTCTTTTGGATCACAACGCAATTTCGAGGAATCTGGCTTTTATATAAGAAATGCAATGTTTCCAAAACAAAGAGAGGATTTGCGCATCAATCAAAGTCCGAAAATTTCAACTTATTTATATAAAATCGATAACGAAAAACTAATGAGTCGAAAAGAGCATTCCGAAAAGGCTGATATTGATCCTTATTTATTATTTGATGATGATCAAATCATCATTGGAAAAGATCATTGTAAAAAACCGTTTTATGTGAAGGGACTAATTGGCCAGTCCGCAATGAGTTACGGCTCACTTGGAAAAAATGCAATTACCGCTCTTTCAAAAGGACTTTCATTGGCTGGTGGTACATGGATGAATACTGGTGAAGGAGGTCTTTCCTCTCACCATCAAAAAGGTAATGTCGATATCATCGCTCAAATCGGCCCTGGATTATTTGGCTACCGGACCGAAGATGGTGAATTCTCATGGGAACGTTTTAAGGAAAAAAGCGAAATCGAACAAGTAAAAGCTTTTGAATTAAAGCTTGCTCAAGGAGCCAAAATACGTGGAGGACATGTAGAAGCGGAAAAAGTGACTCCCGAAATTGCGGAAATTCGAAGTGTGCCACCTTGGACAACAATAGATAGTCCGAATCGATTCCGCCAATTTCATGATACAAAAGGATTATTAGATTTTATCACTCAATTAAGAGATATTGGTGGAAAACCAGTCGGGATGAAAATTGTTGTGGGTAACCGTGATGAAGTCGAAGAAATGGTGAAAACTATGGCAACGGAAGGTAAATATCCAGATTTTATTACAGTTGATGGTGGTGAAGGAGGAACTGGTGCAACCTATCAGGAGCTAGCCGATGGACCTGGATTACCGCTGTATACCGCCCTTCCAATCGTTCACCAATTGCTAAAAAAATATAAAATTCGTGAACATGTAAAAATTATAGCTTCAGGTAAATTAATCACTCCTGATAAAATGGCATATGCACTATGTTTAGGAGCCGATTTAATCAATACAGCAAGAGCATTTATGATCTCAGTAGGCTGCATCATGGCACAAACATGCCATTCCAATACATGTCCTGTTGGCGTCGCAACGACAGATCCAAATCGTGAGAAAGCATTAGTTGTCGAAGAAAAAATGTATCGTGTCTGCAACTATGTCGTTTCAACACGCGAGGGTCTATTTAATCTTGCAGGTGCTGCAGGACTATCATCACCAACTGAATTCACTGAGGAACACCTTATGTTCCGAGCGATGAATGGGCAACTATACTCAGGCAAAGAATATATTCAAGGTGTGCTTAGACCATCCATTGATCAAATAGCCCTTTAA
- a CDS encoding TetR/AcrR family transcriptional regulator gives MEIKKNGRPLGRPKTNHLEKPRNELILETAARLFLESGFQKVSIDDVAMNAGVTKATVYYYFDSKAELYKESIVSLMERIKCRIDLLMTSDKPLFERLLDVTTAHLQATTTLDLEAFMRESKTDLSDEQILEMRMVEHKMYEGIQDALQLAVDNGEIPKVNVTFATQSYLALIKVGNYKLPDGTPIFSSIEETSENILNIFWKGFFS, from the coding sequence ATGGAAATTAAAAAAAATGGACGACCACTTGGTAGACCAAAAACGAATCATCTTGAAAAGCCTAGAAATGAATTGATCTTGGAAACTGCTGCTCGTTTGTTTCTTGAAAGTGGATTTCAAAAGGTTTCAATTGACGATGTTGCAATGAATGCTGGAGTAACAAAAGCAACCGTTTATTATTATTTTGACTCAAAGGCAGAGCTCTACAAGGAATCAATTGTTTCTTTAATGGAACGTATAAAATGTCGTATTGACTTGTTGATGACATCAGATAAGCCTTTATTTGAAAGACTTTTAGATGTAACGACCGCCCACTTGCAAGCAACAACCACTCTCGATCTTGAAGCATTTATGCGTGAATCAAAAACAGATCTCTCCGATGAACAAATTCTTGAAATGAGAATGGTTGAGCATAAAATGTATGAAGGGATTCAAGATGCTCTCCAGCTTGCCGTTGATAATGGAGAAATACCAAAGGTAAACGTCACATTTGCGACACAATCCTACCTTGCCCTTATTAAAGTTGGGAATTATAAACTCCCCGATGGGACTCCGATTTTTTCTTCAATAGAAGAGACATCAGAAAACATTCTAAACATTTTCTGGAAAGGTTTTTTTTCATAA
- the rpsN gene encoding 30S ribosomal protein S14 gives MAKKSKIVKEQKRQALVAKYAKKRKELKEKGDYRALSKLPRDSSPTRRTYRCEVTGRPRGVLRKFKMSRIIFRELAHKGQIPGVKKSSW, from the coding sequence ATGGCAAAAAAGTCAAAAATCGTTAAGGAGCAAAAGAGACAAGCGCTAGTAGCTAAGTATGCTAAAAAAAGAAAGGAATTGAAGGAAAAAGGTGATTATCGAGCATTAAGTAAATTACCTAGAGATTCTTCCCCAACACGACGTACTTATCGATGTGAGGTAACTGGTCGCCCAAGAGGGGTATTAAGAAAGTTTAAAATGTCACGAATCATATTCCGGGAACTTGCTCATAAAGGTCAAATTCCCGGAGTAAAAAAATCATCGTGGTAA
- a CDS encoding DUF3298 and DUF4163 domain-containing protein: MGKSKLFKIVLSLLLMFPLAFFTSSLTNKSSAASSKVKITDTLYKGKSFLIYPQVSGLKNNTAQKKINAVLTSHVEHSYQSYLQLKENEKEVKNEDFCKENPSSCNFTLNTRYEVKYNAGGVLSILLYDDSYTGGAHGMSVVTSYNFNISSGYKITLNDVLKSKKSYQKVKKYVSDYMLKHPDLFFDPTTNDFTINKDTSFNYTKEGIGLVFQEYEIAPYAAGTPSINIPIYIYK; the protein is encoded by the coding sequence ATGGGAAAATCAAAATTGTTTAAGATCGTATTGAGCCTTTTGCTTATGTTTCCGTTGGCCTTTTTCACATCTTCTCTCACTAACAAATCCAGTGCCGCATCTTCAAAAGTAAAAATCACCGACACACTTTATAAAGGAAAATCATTTTTAATCTATCCCCAAGTATCTGGTTTAAAAAATAATACAGCACAAAAAAAGATTAATGCTGTACTCACCTCACATGTGGAACATTCGTATCAGTCTTATCTTCAATTAAAAGAAAATGAAAAAGAAGTAAAAAATGAGGATTTCTGTAAAGAAAATCCTTCCTCTTGTAACTTTACTTTAAACACTAGATATGAAGTAAAATATAATGCTGGGGGTGTGTTAAGTATTTTACTATATGATGACTCATATACGGGTGGAGCTCATGGGATGAGCGTCGTTACTTCCTATAATTTCAACATTTCATCTGGTTACAAAATCACATTAAATGATGTGTTAAAATCAAAAAAATCCTATCAAAAAGTAAAAAAATATGTTTCCGATTATATGCTAAAGCATCCAGATTTGTTTTTCGATCCTACTACTAATGATTTTACAATTAATAAGGATACTTCCTTCAATTATACAAAAGAAGGGATAGGTCTTGTTTTCCAAGAATATGAAATAGCCCCATATGCTGCAGGGACGCCTTCCATAAACATACCTATTTACATTTATAAATAA
- the rpmG gene encoding 50S ribosomal protein L33: MRVKITLACTETGERNYITTKNKRQHPDRLELMKYCPRLKRRTLHRETK; encoded by the coding sequence ATGAGAGTGAAAATAACATTAGCGTGCACGGAAACCGGGGAGAGAAATTATATAACAACGAAAAACAAGCGACAACATCCTGACCGGTTAGAATTAATGAAATATTGTCCACGCTTAAAGAGGCGCACATTGCATAGAGAGACAAAATAA
- the ebgA gene encoding beta-galactosidase subunit alpha: protein MTLFLNNDIRNQHLLQRNRLSPRAHFISFSNVKDALTTYPDMASSKKLLNGKWDFFYAEHPTMIPKSFYQKGYDSSQWDKIQVPGVWQLQGYGRPHYSDLYYPFPVNPPHVPTKNPTGCYRRTFYIPKDWDGQNIHLRFEGVDSSFHVWVNGHEVGYSQGSRLTSEFDITPFISDGMNSIAVQVYQWCDGSYLEDQDMWWFSGIFRDVYLLAIPQQHIYDFYVTTDLDEQYDNASLDIRATIRNTGEQEERLSLSYQLLDKNECVAAGESSLQLVKADSSISISVKQLVTSPRKWSAEDPNLYTLLLILKNSNGKTIEVIPYRVGFRSIEIKDGLLKVNGTTILFKGVNRHDHDPDTGRTVSYETMKKDIIMMKQFNINAVRTAHYPNDPRFYELCDEYGLYVIDETDLETHGFELLGNENQLSDDPSWETAYVERVERMVERDKNHPCIIMWSLGNESGFGRNFEAMYKRCKEIDPTRIVHYEGDRETKATDIYSTMYSSVDRILDFAKADNWNKPHILCEFAHAMGNGPGGLKEYWDAIEQFDRLQGGFVWEWIDHGLRQFTPEGEMYFAYGGDFGDEPNNSNFCLDGLVNSERVPSPGLYQYKKIIEPVSVKVVDVKEGIFQLENRYNFLSLDHLECSWRIEGNGDFVASGTVELPYICANSIGEICLPISHIKKLENVDYKLNLLFSLKLDTKWAKKGHEIAWAQIDLPNEKLDEIKQMPSSLEPIFINDHSNILVIHGYEFEIQFSKIDGRIISWISNEQSMMEKGPRLNFWRAMTDNEMYMVKKWKEAYLHMLVHDVKKIDYDQLDASTIKVRVEEMISPLVTGWGVECSYEYIIQGNGLVQLAVSGKPFGKLPDTWPKVGLEMQLPSDFHHVSWYGRGPLENYPDSKEACRIGHYRKTVDQLFYPYEFPQENGNRSDVKWVSFHNGNHLGLLAVGEQDMNFSAHYFTKEDIDEAKHHYQLKKRDFITLNIDYQLNGLGSNSCGPGPLPKYQLNPVEFQFNVTFTPFYGNEEIGKYLSKRIT from the coding sequence GTGACACTCTTTTTGAATAACGATATACGTAATCAGCATCTATTACAAAGAAATCGCCTAAGTCCAAGAGCCCATTTTATTTCATTTTCTAATGTGAAAGATGCTTTAACCACTTATCCAGACATGGCTTCTTCGAAAAAATTATTAAATGGAAAATGGGATTTTTTTTATGCGGAGCATCCCACGATGATTCCAAAGAGTTTTTACCAAAAGGGGTATGATAGTTCGCAATGGGATAAGATTCAAGTTCCTGGCGTTTGGCAGCTTCAAGGCTATGGAAGACCGCATTATTCGGATCTATATTATCCATTTCCAGTGAATCCTCCACATGTACCTACAAAGAATCCTACAGGCTGCTATCGAAGAACCTTTTATATTCCAAAGGATTGGGATGGTCAAAATATTCATCTCCGATTTGAAGGGGTAGATAGCTCCTTTCATGTATGGGTGAATGGCCATGAAGTAGGTTATAGTCAAGGAAGCCGTTTGACCTCTGAATTTGATATTACCCCATTTATATCGGATGGCATGAATAGCATAGCTGTTCAAGTTTACCAATGGTGTGATGGGTCATACCTAGAGGATCAGGATATGTGGTGGTTTAGTGGAATTTTCCGAGATGTATATTTACTAGCTATACCTCAACAACATATCTATGATTTTTATGTAACAACAGACTTAGATGAACAATATGACAATGCCTCTTTAGATATACGGGCAACGATTAGAAATACCGGTGAACAGGAAGAAAGACTATCGTTATCATACCAGTTACTAGATAAGAATGAATGTGTAGCTGCTGGTGAATCTTCATTACAATTGGTGAAGGCGGATTCTTCCATCTCAATCAGTGTCAAACAACTTGTCACCTCACCGCGTAAATGGTCAGCAGAAGATCCTAATTTATATACTTTGCTCTTAATCTTGAAAAATAGTAATGGGAAAACAATAGAAGTGATTCCTTACCGTGTTGGATTCAGATCTATTGAAATTAAAGATGGTCTATTAAAAGTAAATGGGACGACGATTTTGTTTAAAGGTGTTAATCGTCATGATCATGATCCGGATACCGGGCGGACAGTTTCATATGAGACAATGAAAAAAGATATTATCATGATGAAGCAATTTAATATTAATGCAGTTCGTACAGCACATTATCCGAATGATCCAAGATTTTACGAATTATGTGATGAGTACGGTCTTTATGTCATTGATGAAACAGATTTAGAGACTCATGGATTTGAATTATTGGGAAATGAGAATCAGTTAAGTGATGATCCAAGCTGGGAGACAGCTTATGTGGAGAGAGTCGAGCGAATGGTAGAACGTGATAAGAATCATCCATGTATTATTATGTGGTCGCTTGGCAATGAATCGGGATTTGGTCGTAATTTTGAAGCGATGTATAAACGATGTAAAGAAATCGATCCTACTAGAATTGTTCATTACGAAGGAGACCGAGAAACAAAAGCAACGGATATTTATAGTACAATGTATTCTTCGGTCGATCGAATTCTCGATTTTGCTAAAGCCGATAATTGGAATAAACCTCATATCTTATGCGAATTTGCCCATGCGATGGGGAATGGACCTGGTGGATTAAAGGAATATTGGGATGCGATTGAACAATTTGATCGCTTGCAGGGTGGCTTTGTATGGGAATGGATCGATCATGGGTTACGCCAATTCACGCCAGAAGGAGAAATGTATTTTGCCTATGGTGGAGATTTCGGAGATGAACCAAATAATAGTAATTTTTGTTTAGATGGATTAGTAAATTCTGAAAGGGTGCCATCTCCAGGACTGTATCAATATAAAAAGATCATCGAACCAGTGAGTGTAAAAGTTGTCGATGTAAAAGAAGGGATCTTTCAATTAGAGAATCGTTATAATTTCTTATCACTCGACCATTTAGAGTGTAGTTGGAGAATCGAAGGTAATGGTGATTTCGTTGCAAGTGGAACAGTCGAATTGCCCTATATTTGTGCAAATTCAATAGGAGAGATTTGTCTTCCAATCAGCCATATCAAGAAACTAGAGAATGTAGATTATAAACTGAATCTATTGTTTTCATTAAAATTAGATACAAAATGGGCGAAAAAAGGACATGAAATTGCTTGGGCTCAAATTGATTTGCCTAATGAGAAATTGGATGAAATCAAGCAGATGCCATCCTCGTTAGAACCTATTTTTATAAATGATCATTCAAACATTTTAGTCATTCATGGTTATGAATTTGAGATACAATTCTCAAAAATTGATGGAAGAATAATTTCCTGGATTTCAAATGAACAATCAATGATGGAGAAAGGGCCAAGATTGAATTTTTGGCGTGCCATGACAGATAATGAAATGTATATGGTGAAAAAGTGGAAAGAAGCATATTTACACATGCTCGTGCACGATGTTAAGAAAATAGATTATGATCAGTTAGATGCTTCAACCATCAAAGTTCGTGTGGAAGAAATGATTTCTCCATTAGTAACTGGATGGGGAGTAGAATGTTCATACGAATACATCATCCAAGGGAATGGTTTAGTTCAATTAGCTGTCAGTGGTAAGCCATTTGGGAAACTACCTGATACGTGGCCAAAAGTTGGACTGGAAATGCAACTACCGTCTGATTTTCATCATGTAAGCTGGTATGGAAGAGGACCACTTGAAAATTACCCAGATAGTAAGGAAGCCTGTAGGATAGGGCATTATCGCAAAACAGTAGATCAATTATTTTATCCTTACGAATTTCCACAGGAAAATGGAAATAGAAGCGATGTAAAATGGGTGAGCTTCCATAATGGAAATCATCTCGGATTGTTAGCGGTTGGGGAACAAGACATGAATTTTAGTGCTCATTATTTTACTAAAGAGGATATTGATGAAGCGAAGCATCATTATCAATTAAAAAAACGTGATTTTATTACTTTAAATATAGATTATCAATTAAATGGGTTAGGCAGTAACAGTTGTGGTCCGGGCCCATTACCTAAGTATCAGCTAAATCCAGTAGAATTTCAATTTAATGTCACATTCACTCCATTTTATGGTAATGAGGAAATAGGGAAATATTTGAGTAAGCGCATAACATAA